In the genome of Candidatus Cloacimonadota bacterium, one region contains:
- a CDS encoding endonuclease — MKRNLILIAFALLSIGLIFGQVPFTATYTFDGTTGNVESFIYNGTTYDGIEMGNLIKVGVTSTSSTGNFRANNWPLGATDGSDVFTGTVDFDKYFGFSITAGTGYEFTVNSITFGIGRSSTGIRQSQWRGSHDNFASILSDYTTLNASLTNDAGVLTNPDLNSSWTGNVLALGTNYANIDTSVGFRFYLYNAESTAGTAGFQGPLTISGTLVYTAGEMVAMPEFNPPAGTYSTPQNISITSDTISATVYYRFDEADPWTEYTSALYIDETTTIWAYATATGMVDSPVNSATYILPTTTDIPYIETFDTDLGDCYTYSVSGDTRFWTHGSYGGNGYAYMNGYNSGDLEEDWLILPGITLNNDDMIMNFETWRRYGSDDVDNYFKLMYSTDYPGIGDPSLANWTEITFTQPASDQVWTSSGNLDLSGIIGDPVYFGFKYHYNFGFYVSWQVDNINIYPSATPLIHINPATLSGFTYYSGQGPSDEQFFTVSGENLAENITITAPLNYEISETSGVGYTDIISLGQLSGIVPDTDIYVRLKADLGVGIYDNEIITLTSSDAITREVVCNGQVLEMPSDPLYITSSDYAYSQDFNSLAISGSGNPWSDNETIFGWYWYSPSDRDPNTYGYIADPGSSNTAAGHSYGSDDSTDRAMGVLSGSGRDFYIGVQFKNDSQETINLSDILVSYTGEQWRQTSYIQTLEFAYMISESLILDFTSGTWIENIALDFAALHTGTDGALDGNLSINSTNFANIPLDIVGVLNPGEYVMLRWLKTGTFSPGLAIDDFSLIIGEPASYLTAVPQSLSDFYYFVNSGPSDPQSFVLEGFYLDGTDVTIEAPTNFAVSIDNTNFDSMVTLIGYTGTATEIWVHLVEGLPIDEYYGDIIIIGGGADSIMVALSGNVYEVIDDFAIPYENPFRTNDDYMRAVFQGFSIENAQQELGAGGYLRIFPDGYLETPTIDFTQYDFLDIIFDGTTYGGALEQTLTVKVSADDGLTYDIIESFALTGTYQTYSTHIDLSDIYNVISGKLKVEMTAGGGSSRLRDYFIGEDYYGPVEGLIGMDLWYGLQAIISDGHLDYSYDAARFYMHGYIDNIDGFVRCIYTGEWVEHPYGSLSTPPEFSAEHTYPVSWYEADLDAQGISFAVSDLHALHPARLDVNSARSNSPFDYVTNIYTIWGSDSYISYTGFNAELEEVFDVADEFKGNIARGIFYFAVRYYVDNDNFYRINVDQLPILLQWHYEDPVDATEILRNEKVFAYQGNRNPFIDRPEFVDLIWGEISPQAPVATLPTDITGNSFTANWNEVTGAVTYRLDVSTSSNFVGFVDGYKNLIVNDTSKEVIGLEGLTTYHYRVRAIDIDGGLSPNSNTIYAATEAPPIEADLIYYWNFNDNVPESGVNWTQPIPANLGDAEITYTFLNAVSFTGTTINGIDGEVNGGSFVPQGGTDNINNGEHFTMFVPTPGYEDIILSYPTRRTSTGFNTQEIQYTIDGENWLTKEVVDITGFENNWLSSQLIIIDFSEIIGVNNNDDFAIRIILDGASSNVGNNRFDNIRVMGTPISGLLLPPENVTIQISGDDVIISWDTDTLATTYRVEGSTDPYTGYIDVTADGVLDIGLETSTWTGVITEQMKFYRVIAVQ, encoded by the coding sequence CACCTTTGATGGAACTACAGGCAATGTTGAGAGTTTTATTTACAATGGCACAACTTACGATGGAATTGAAATGGGTAATCTAATAAAAGTTGGTGTTACTTCAACTTCTAGTACAGGCAATTTTAGAGCAAATAATTGGCCTTTGGGAGCAACTGACGGTAGTGATGTTTTTACGGGAACTGTGGATTTTGATAAGTATTTCGGATTTTCAATAACTGCTGGTACCGGTTATGAATTTACAGTAAATTCTATTACTTTCGGAATTGGAAGAAGCAGTACAGGAATACGCCAGAGTCAATGGAGAGGTAGTCATGATAATTTTGCTTCTATCCTATCCGATTATACAACATTGAACGCCTCTTTAACAAATGATGCAGGAGTATTAACTAATCCTGATCTGAATAGTAGTTGGACAGGTAATGTATTAGCCCTGGGAACTAACTATGCCAATATTGACACTTCAGTTGGTTTTCGATTTTATTTGTATAATGCCGAATCAACTGCAGGAACGGCAGGTTTTCAGGGCCCTTTGACGATCAGCGGGACACTTGTATATACTGCAGGTGAAATGGTTGCCATGCCAGAATTTAATCCACCAGCAGGAACATACTCTACACCTCAAAATATTTCAATAACTTCAGATACAATAAGCGCTACGGTGTATTATCGTTTTGATGAGGCAGACCCTTGGACTGAATATACAAGTGCACTATATATTGATGAGACAACCACTATATGGGCATATGCGACAGCTACCGGTATGGTAGATAGTCCGGTTAACTCAGCTACTTATATTCTTCCGACAACTACAGATATCCCATATATAGAGACTTTTGATACCGATCTAGGAGATTGTTATACATACAGTGTTTCAGGAGATACTAGATTCTGGACTCATGGATCATATGGTGGTAATGGTTACGCATATATGAATGGCTACAATTCTGGAGATTTGGAAGAGGATTGGCTTATCCTACCTGGAATTACTTTGAATAATGATGATATGATAATGAATTTTGAAACCTGGCGCAGGTATGGATCTGATGATGTTGATAACTATTTCAAACTGATGTACTCAACCGATTATCCTGGTATTGGAGATCCTTCTCTTGCAAATTGGACAGAAATAACTTTTACTCAACCAGCATCAGATCAAGTCTGGACTTCCTCGGGTAATTTAGATCTATCAGGAATTATAGGTGATCCTGTATATTTTGGGTTTAAATATCATTACAATTTTGGATTCTATGTGTCATGGCAAGTTGATAACATAAATATCTATCCTTCAGCAACACCGCTTATACATATAAATCCCGCAACTCTTTCAGGATTTACTTATTATTCTGGTCAAGGTCCTTCAGATGAACAATTCTTTACTGTTAGTGGGGAAAATCTTGCTGAAAATATCACAATAACCGCACCGTTGAATTATGAGATTTCAGAAACTTCGGGTGTAGGTTATACAGATATTATTTCTCTTGGACAATTATCAGGTATTGTTCCTGATACTGATATTTATGTAAGATTGAAAGCAGATCTTGGTGTAGGTATATACGATAATGAGATTATTACGCTTACTTCTTCTGATGCTATAACACGAGAAGTTGTATGTAACGGACAAGTTCTTGAAATGCCATCAGATCCTTTATATATTACTAGTTCGGATTATGCCTATTCACAAGATTTTAATTCTTTAGCTATCTCCGGATCAGGAAATCCATGGAGTGATAATGAAACAATTTTTGGTTGGTATTGGTATTCACCCTCGGACAGAGATCCCAATACGTACGGTTATATAGCTGATCCGGGTTCAAGTAATACTGCTGCAGGACATAGTTACGGTTCAGATGATAGTACAGATCGTGCTATGGGTGTACTTTCTGGTAGTGGGCGTGATTTCTATATTGGAGTTCAATTTAAGAATGATTCTCAAGAGACAATTAATCTTTCAGATATCTTGGTTAGTTATACAGGTGAACAGTGGAGACAAACCTCGTATATTCAAACATTGGAATTTGCATATATGATTTCAGAGTCACTAATACTTGATTTTACTAGTGGTACTTGGATTGAGAACATTGCTCTTGATTTTGCTGCTCTTCATACTGGTACCGATGGAGCTTTAGATGGAAATCTATCTATTAATAGCACAAATTTCGCTAATATACCCTTAGATATTGTAGGAGTTTTAAATCCTGGTGAATATGTAATGCTTAGGTGGCTTAAAACAGGGACTTTCTCTCCCGGTTTGGCAATAGATGATTTCTCGCTTATTATCGGAGAACCTGCTTCATACCTTACTGCAGTACCTCAAAGTCTTTCGGATTTCTACTACTTCGTTAATTCAGGTCCATCTGATCCTCAGTCATTTGTGCTGGAAGGTTTCTATTTAGATGGAACTGATGTAACTATTGAAGCTCCTACAAATTTTGCAGTATCTATCGATAATACTAATTTCGACTCAATGGTAACTTTGATCGGTTATACTGGTACAGCTACAGAAATCTGGGTTCATCTTGTTGAAGGATTACCAATTGATGAATATTATGGAGACATTATTATAATTGGTGGTGGAGCAGATTCTATCATGGTTGCTCTGAGTGGTAATGTCTATGAAGTTATAGATGATTTTGCCATTCCTTATGAGAATCCTTTCAGAACGAATGATGATTATATGAGAGCAGTATTTCAAGGTTTTAGTATAGAAAATGCTCAGCAGGAATTGGGTGCTGGTGGCTACTTAAGAATATTCCCAGATGGTTATTTAGAAACACCTACAATCGATTTCACTCAATACGATTTTCTTGATATCATATTTGATGGAACTACTTATGGTGGAGCTTTAGAACAAACTCTTACTGTTAAGGTATCAGCCGATGATGGTTTGACTTATGATATAATTGAATCGTTTGCTTTGACAGGAACTTACCAAACTTACAGCACTCACATAGACCTGTCAGATATATATAATGTTATTAGTGGTAAATTGAAAGTTGAAATGACTGCTGGTGGAGGAAGTTCCAGATTAAGAGATTACTTTATCGGTGAAGATTATTACGGACCAGTCGAAGGTTTGATAGGAATGGATCTCTGGTATGGTTTACAAGCTATTATTTCTGATGGCCATCTCGATTATTCTTATGATGCTGCCCGTTTTTATATGCACGGGTATATAGATAACATCGATGGTTTCGTACGTTGTATCTATACCGGAGAGTGGGTAGAACATCCTTATGGCAGTCTCTCAACACCACCGGAATTCAGTGCAGAACATACTTATCCAGTGAGCTGGTATGAGGCAGATCTTGATGCTCAAGGCATTAGTTTTGCTGTAAGTGATTTGCATGCTTTGCATCCGGCAAGACTAGATGTCAATTCTGCCCGTTCTAACAGTCCATTTGATTATGTAACCAATATCTACACTATCTGGGGATCAGATAGCTATATATCTTATACAGGTTTTAATGCAGAATTAGAAGAGGTTTTTGATGTAGCTGACGAATTCAAAGGGAATATCGCAAGAGGTATTTTCTATTTTGCTGTTCGTTATTATGTAGATAATGATAATTTCTATAGGATAAATGTTGACCAATTACCAATTCTTCTCCAATGGCATTATGAAGATCCTGTAGATGCAACAGAAATCCTGCGTAATGAAAAAGTATTCGCTTATCAGGGCAACAGAAATCCCTTCATTGATAGACCTGAATTTGTTGATCTTATCTGGGGTGAAATTTCACCACAAGCTCCAGTAGCTACATTACCAACTGATATAACCGGTAACAGCTTTACTGCTAATTGGAATGAGGTTACAGGTGCAGTTACCTATAGGCTCGATGTTTCTACTTCTTCAAATTTCGTAGGATTTGTTGATGGATATAAGAACCTAATTGTTAATGACACCAGCAAGGAAGTAATAGGACTCGAGGGCTTGACTACCTATCACTATCGCGTTAGAGCTATCGATATTGACGGTGGATTGAGTCCAAACTCCAATACAATCTACGCTGCCACTGAAGCTCCGCCTATAGAAGCAGATCTGATCTATTACTGGAACTTCAACGATAATGTTCCGGAAAGTGGAGTAAACTGGACTCAACCTATACCAGCAAATCTCGGTGATGCAGAGATAACATACACATTTCTAAATGCAGTATCTTTTACTGGTACTACTATCAATGGTATCGATGGAGAGGTTAATGGGGGCAGTTTTGTTCCTCAAGGTGGTACGGATAATATAAACAATGGTGAGCACTTTACTATGTTTGTCCCGACACCAGGGTATGAAGATATCATCTTGAGTTATCCCACTCGTCGTACATCTACAGGTTTTAATACCCAGGAAATCCAGTACACGATTGATGGTGAAAACTGGCTGACAAAAGAAGTAGTTGATATCACAGGATTTGAAAACAATTGGCTCAGCTCTCAGCTAATAATCATCGATTTTTCGGAAATAATAGGTGTTAATAATAACGATGATTTTGCTATCAGAATCATACTCGATGGTGCTTCTTCAAATGTCGGGAATAACCGCTTCGACAACATCAGAGTGATGGGTACACCCATTTCAGGATTACTCTTGCCACCTGAAAACGTTACTATTCAAATCAGCGGAGATGATGTCATTATTTCCTGGGATACTGATACATTAGCTACAACCTATCGAGTTGAAGGCAGCACTGATCCATATACTGGATATATAGATGTTACGGCTGATGGTGTCCTCGATATCGGTCTGGAAACTAGCACCTGGACTGGTGTTATAACTGAGCAGATGAAATTCTATAGAGTCATTGCAGTTCAATAA
- a CDS encoding aspartate carbamoyltransferase catalytic subunit, with amino-acid sequence MHNNFIGRNLFDLDDYSPEEIQTILEATKVMKEINKRDYKKLPTLKGKTVCTLFFENSTRTLMSFELAADRLSADLVRFSANVSSLSKGESLQDTVYTIDAMGIDLYVIRHSYPGSPQLVHKYTKKPVMNAGDGSHAHPTQALLDMFSIWERLGTLKGLKVTYVGDIAHSRVVRSNLVGMKKMGAEITVCGPKTLMPGHMEEVYGCRVEYDLKTALKDADVVMGLRMQLERQAEGLFPSLEEYSKLFTLSKDTMKYAKKDALVLHPGPMNRGIEILPEIADSSHSVILEQVTNGVAVRMALLFLMLGGKM; translated from the coding sequence ATGCACAACAATTTTATCGGTAGGAATCTTTTCGATCTCGATGATTATAGTCCAGAAGAGATTCAAACCATTTTAGAAGCTACTAAAGTAATGAAAGAGATCAACAAACGCGATTACAAAAAACTTCCTACTCTGAAAGGTAAAACCGTTTGTACTCTTTTTTTTGAAAATAGCACCAGAACCCTGATGTCCTTTGAATTAGCAGCAGATCGTCTCAGTGCTGATCTAGTAAGATTTTCTGCTAATGTTTCTTCACTTTCCAAAGGTGAAAGCTTGCAGGATACAGTTTACACCATCGATGCCATGGGAATTGACTTATATGTAATACGGCATAGCTATCCCGGCTCTCCACAACTCGTTCATAAATACACAAAAAAACCGGTCATGAATGCAGGAGATGGTTCACATGCTCATCCTACACAGGCACTGCTTGATATGTTCTCTATCTGGGAAAGATTAGGTACTTTAAAGGGATTAAAAGTTACTTATGTAGGAGACATAGCACACAGCAGAGTTGTTCGTTCCAATCTGGTCGGTATGAAGAAGATGGGAGCAGAAATAACTGTATGTGGCCCTAAAACTCTGATGCCCGGTCACATGGAAGAAGTTTACGGTTGCCGTGTCGAATATGACTTAAAAACTGCCTTAAAAGATGCTGATGTCGTTATGGGTTTAAGAATGCAGTTAGAGCGACAAGCAGAAGGGTTATTCCCCAGTCTGGAAGAATATTCTAAACTATTTACCCTTTCCAAAGATACTATGAAGTATGCCAAGAAAGATGCCTTAGTACTGCATCCTGGTCCAATGAACCGAGGCATAGAAATTCTCCCAGAAATTGCAGATAGCAGTCATAGCGTTATTTTGGAGCAGGTTACTAACGGTGTAGCAGTAAGAATGGCTTTGCTATTCCTTATGCTCGGTGGAAAAATGTAG
- a CDS encoding dihydroorotase, whose product MIIKNGLVLRKNRFKKMDIQIKKGIITKIAEKIDDTKDKQIIDASGKHILPGFVDLHTHLRDPGQTYKEDIVTGTRAAAKGGYTTICAMPNTEPIVDNIATVEYIKRKANDLGYCKVLVIGALTKKSEGIEIAEIGNMLEGGIVAVSDDGKCVQNTKIMLNAMKYVSSFNIPIIIHAEDYSLSGKGQINAGKMSTKLGLGGIPALAEELIISRDIMLAENLKCHLHIAHISTARSIQMVREAKQRGLKITAEVTPHHLLLTEEACASYDTNTKVKPPLRTEKDRMACVEGLLDGTIDFIATDHAPHSDFEKEKEFSIAPFGINGLETAFASLFTGLVLNKKLELPFLINKISTTPAQFLKLNCGEISKGKYADIAIADLDAEILFSPESILSKSNNTPYINKTLKGKIEKTICEGRITWDSGA is encoded by the coding sequence ATGATAATCAAGAACGGATTAGTTTTAAGAAAGAATAGATTCAAAAAGATGGACATCCAGATCAAAAAAGGTATCATCACAAAGATAGCAGAGAAAATTGACGACACAAAAGATAAGCAGATCATTGATGCTTCAGGAAAACATATCCTTCCCGGTTTTGTTGATCTGCACACGCATTTACGAGACCCCGGTCAAACCTATAAAGAGGATATAGTCACCGGAACAAGAGCAGCCGCCAAGGGTGGTTATACTACAATATGTGCCATGCCCAATACAGAACCTATCGTAGATAACATAGCTACTGTAGAATATATAAAAAGAAAAGCCAATGATCTTGGGTATTGCAAAGTATTGGTTATCGGTGCTCTCACTAAAAAATCAGAGGGGATAGAGATCGCTGAGATAGGTAACATGTTAGAAGGTGGGATCGTGGCAGTAAGTGATGATGGTAAGTGTGTTCAGAATACCAAGATAATGCTCAATGCCATGAAATATGTATCCAGCTTCAATATCCCCATAATTATCCATGCTGAAGATTATTCTCTGTCGGGAAAAGGGCAGATCAATGCCGGTAAGATGTCAACTAAGCTCGGATTGGGTGGTATTCCTGCCTTAGCAGAAGAGTTGATAATCTCTCGTGATATAATGCTGGCAGAGAATCTTAAATGTCATCTTCATATAGCTCATATCTCGACTGCCCGCTCTATCCAGATGGTTAGAGAAGCAAAGCAAAGAGGATTGAAGATTACTGCAGAGGTTACTCCTCATCATCTCCTATTAACTGAAGAAGCTTGTGCATCTTATGATACAAATACTAAAGTAAAGCCACCTTTAAGAACTGAAAAAGATAGAATGGCTTGTGTTGAGGGTTTATTGGATGGTACTATAGATTTTATAGCTACTGATCATGCCCCTCATTCTGATTTTGAAAAGGAGAAGGAGTTCAGTATTGCACCCTTCGGTATAAATGGTTTGGAAACTGCCTTTGCATCATTATTTACAGGATTAGTTCTTAACAAAAAACTCGAATTACCGTTCCTGATCAACAAGATCTCAACTACACCAGCTCAATTTCTCAAACTAAATTGTGGTGAGATCTCAAAAGGTAAATATGCTGATATAGCTATTGCAGATCTTGATGCCGAAATTCTCTTCTCTCCTGAATCCATACTCTCCAAATCTAATAATACACCCTATATCAATAAGACGCTTAAAGGAAAGATAGAAAAAACTATCTGCGAAGGTAGAATCACTTGGGACAGTGGTGCATGA
- a CDS encoding dihydroorotate dehydrogenase electron transfer subunit → MSKRVLKEYREVSIKKKEFLNDCYFILETEAVDIFPQPGQFYLLKPKKNFASILHIPVSIYDIVDSKLQFLIKVVGEGTKSLSALTEGDKLNILGPLGNGFSLVDNKKVLLISGGIGYAPLYLLKQQLSSLNNEIVWLHGGKSASDILPADLICTEDGKAGTQGLVTDELIKLLTKSESDDVLISTIDKANTFFDMIYCCGPEAMMREVTRILLPYNISLEVSLEEYMACGLGACLGCVVKTRSQNNQEEYLTVCKDGPIFQGNEVIWNE, encoded by the coding sequence ATGAGTAAAAGAGTATTGAAAGAATATAGAGAAGTCTCTATAAAGAAAAAAGAGTTTCTTAATGATTGTTACTTCATTCTGGAGACTGAAGCAGTTGATATCTTTCCACAACCGGGTCAATTCTATCTGCTTAAACCGAAGAAGAACTTTGCATCGATCTTACATATTCCTGTCAGCATCTATGACATAGTAGATTCCAAATTGCAGTTTCTTATCAAAGTAGTTGGTGAGGGAACAAAATCTCTTTCAGCATTGACTGAAGGAGATAAACTAAATATTCTGGGACCTTTGGGAAACGGTTTCTCTTTAGTAGATAATAAGAAAGTATTATTGATCAGTGGTGGGATTGGTTATGCTCCACTATATCTTTTAAAGCAGCAACTCTCTTCACTCAATAATGAGATCGTATGGCTACATGGTGGTAAATCAGCATCTGATATTCTACCTGCAGATCTGATATGCACAGAGGATGGTAAAGCAGGAACGCAGGGATTAGTTACTGATGAACTAATAAAACTTTTAACTAAATCCGAAAGTGATGACGTGCTAATTTCCACAATAGATAAAGCAAACACCTTCTTCGATATGATCTACTGTTGTGGACCTGAGGCGATGATGAGAGAAGTAACTCGAATTCTTTTGCCCTATAATATTTCTTTAGAAGTATCTTTAGAAGAGTATATGGCGTGTGGTTTGGGGGCTTGTTTGGGATGTGTGGTCAAGACCAGAAGTCAGAATAATCAGGAAGAATATTTAACCGTTTGTAAGGATGGTCCAATTTTTCAAGGAAACGAGGTAATCTGGAATGAATAG